A stretch of Saccharomyces eubayanus strain FM1318 chromosome III, whole genome shotgun sequence DNA encodes these proteins:
- the BUD3 gene encoding Bud3p, whose protein sequence is MEKDLSSLYSQENGGGNHETHFIIKLFKSVLEASSKAGHSLLDENRSLSKWTDDVFTRSVIYRGSDDLIWGEFFICVYKPSTSTKLNAIIFDKLGTSCFQSVDISPDSQYYPAIENLSPTDQESNVKKCIAVVLLKRYPLLSRSDLSRILSNTSKKCDYDPTHAGDLASSCQLITAAPPEDVGKWLFASGFLQNKVINSALLDVIYENNESTIELNNRLVFHLGEQLEQLFNPVTEYSPEQTEYGYKAPDDDKATESDDVLVKAICNELLQLQTNFTFNLVEFLQKFLIVLRVKVLNEEVDGLSTAKLNRLFPPTIDEVTRINCIFLDSLKTATPYGSLEVLKACSITIPYFYKAYTRHEAATKNFSKDIKLFARHFSKVIPERDIYTEMKIETIIKGPQEKLLKLKLIVERLWKSKKWKPENQEVAKKYYDNVVDVIHSFGNLDSPLTSYSTRVFTPSGKILTELAKCWPVELQYKWLKRRVVGVYDVVDIIDEKKKNLLVIFSDYVVFINILESESYYASDGSNRPLISDILMNSLINEVPLPSKIPKLKVERHCYIDEILVSILDENSLRFDCLKGKDSFSVVCKLSSSFISSSTVADLITKARILEKDTAFHLFKASRSHFTLYSTAHELCAYDAEKIKSKFALFLNIPPSEEILDMNNLHLAFFAKFAKEGDSNSLIRLDILTKNGKKHVQIASNNIVSTIINQLAIEIPICYSSLKSPLVQDLLFVNVNLIESLEHKLKEAKRNSPDASKDSNSKASDVGNFDATHEKKRSYGTITTFRSYTSDLKDSSAAGKSKLTKEAKQISPVKPIKKAREIPKETKIVGGDSRRDDIEKQQGKKSKGFFGALKSVFGNKKKSKPIPPQKAPQKSSQRLPKSSTRKQTVTENKLLSKRASVVLSSKKKSTPCLTEKSQDTESSLEAVEFNPHEPIGKYFDVRNDLNPQDDARISSVVRNTKYVTHMPSQPNSDRNQESEESKEDQNAKQGSPFNVTVVGRLPSLRPEESNIERENGIVENAGQASQIPEQKVLSDRVKASMAERVNTVSTKEQDSDTQNEASSAEEFLNSDANDERKQNESKVFNDDLFGDFIHKRSESAENSINGLNHKFQQREVLDEKSEMNTNSNISSKTDDNASTLMQKPFSQASKVLTENSGDSINTHNEANGTTSKGDSKDAALKEETFKGRTEKREIFPSIPMPVLRASKISFQRSPSYIELFQGMRVVLDKHDAHYNWKRLASQVSLSDGLKVNTEEEAVTANTTYGGANSERMSAISEIVDNKIQQPIPTLLARYSDSSSNDDAGDEFFEIEEDLKEKLKGSIDINEVDTNKNSFNLAPRIEKPPAFKVIRTSPVRIIGKTFEDIRKEEETSPSDASFLYDAHNEDKPDKRLMELKFPSQDEVQDDKFYTPSEEPTTTFPEIKIPKSPGLDNVTITNNNNTGDQFINDTAQNRPADLLDDLEFSSFDIAFGNSSMSADDIKVASNWNRNLNKTVPANPTKVQESPRGPLVYVLPEGSGNRKGDGRLQNTDNDEPIWVSPSKIDFTDLSKRTKALSPERNAVPLKNININGKSKTTREESIGNMTNALLSKDVSYAYLTDFVTLSDDEGDGKSEKVSYTADGPERLEFY, encoded by the coding sequence ATGGAGAAAGACCTCTCGTCTCTTTACTCCCAGGAAAACGGTGGAGGAAATCATGAGACCCACTTCATAATCAAATTGTTCAAATCCGTTCTCGAGGCCTCGTCGAAGGCTGGTCATTCGCTACTGGATGAGAACAGATCGCTCTCGAAATGGACCGATGATGTGTTTACTCGATCGGTGATTTATCGCGGTTCTGATGACTTGATATGGGGCGAATTCTTCATCTGCGTGTATAAACCATCCACAAGCACTAAGCTAAATGCTATAATATTCGATAAATTGGGCACGTCATGTTTTCAATCAGTGGATATATCTCCCGATTCACAGTACTATCCGGCCATTGAGAATTTGAGTCCAACAGATCAGGAAAGTAATGTCAAGAAATGTATTGCCGTTGTTCTGCTCAAACGCTACCCTTTGCTGTCTCGATCAGATTTATCCCGAATTTTGTCCAacacttcaaaaaaatgtgacTATGACCCTACTCATGCAGGAGATCTGGCTAGCAGTTGTCAACTGATAACAGCAGCCCCTCCAGAAGATGTAGGGAAGTGGTTGTTTGCGTCCGGatttttgcaaaataaAGTCATCAATTCAGCTTTGCTGGACGTCATCTATGAAAACAATGAGTCTACCATTGAACTCAATAACAGACTAGTATTCCATTTGGGCGAACAACTTGAACAACTTTTCAATCCAGTTACAGAGTACTCACCAGAACAAACAGAGTATGGCTACAAAGCACCAGACGATGACAAGGCTACCGAATCTGATGACGTCCTTGTGAAGGCCATTTGCAACGAGCTGTTGCAATTACAGACAAATTTTACCTTTAACTTGGTGGAATTCTTAcagaaatttttaattGTTTTAAGAGTTAAAGTTCTCAATGAAGAGGTTGATGGGTTGTCCACTGCCAAACTGAACCGACTCTTTCCTCCCACCATAGATGAAGTCACCAGAATAAATTGTATTTTCCTGGACTCTTTGAAAACAGCAACCCCCTACGGATCCCTCGAAGTGCTCAAAGCATGCAGTATAACCAttccttatttttataaGGCATACACAAGACATGAGGCAGCcaccaaaaatttcagcaAAGATATTAAGTTGTTCGCCAGACATTTCAGCAAGGTGATTCCAGAGAGGGATATTTATacagaaatgaaaatcGAAACCATAATCAAGGGTCCCCAGGAGAAATTGTTAAAATTAAAGCTAATTGTAGAAAGGTTAtggaaatccaaaaaatggaaaccCGAAAACCAGGAAGTAGCCAAGAAATATTACGATAATGTTGTTGATGTCATTCATTCGTTTGGTAATTTAGACTCTCCCCTGACTTCATATAGTACAAGAGTCTTTACCCCCTCAGGAAAAATTCTTACGGAATTAGCCAAATGTTGGCCTGTGGAACTACAATACAAAtggctgaaaagaagagtcGTTGGTGTGTACGATGTAGTGGATATAatcgatgaaaagaagaagaatttatTAGTCATATTTAGTGATTATGTTGTCTTTATCAATATACTGGAATCAGAAAGCTATTACGCTTCAGATGGATCAAACAGGCCCTTGATTTCAGATATTTTAATGAACTCGTTAATCAATGAAGTACCGTTACCCTCAAAGATTCCGAAGTTAAAAGTAGAACGTCATTGCTATATAGACGAGATATTGGTTTCTATATTGGACGAGAATTCATTGCGCTTTGATTGCTTAAAGGGGAAAGACTCTTTTTCAGTCGTTTGTAAATTATCCTCCTCTTTTATCTCTTCCTCGACAGTGGCTGATTTAATTACGAAGGCTAGAATTTTGGAGAAGGATACCGCATTCCATCTTTTCAAAGCTAGTAGAAGTCATTTCACATTGTATTCCACCGCACATGAGCTTTGTGCTTACGATGCAGAGAAAATTAAATCGAAATTTGCCTTATTCTTAAATATACCACCATCAGAAGAAATATTGGACATGAACAATCTTCATTTGGctttctttgcaaaattTGCCAAGGAAGGTGATAGTAATAGCCTGATACGTTTGGACATTCTAACTAAAAACGGGAAAAAGCATGTTCAAATTGCATCCAATAACATCGTTTCTACCATAATTAATCAACTGGCTATCGAGATACCGATATGTTACTCTTCCTTGAAGTCACCTTTGGTCCAAGATTTACTTTTCGTAAATGTGAATTTAATCGAAAGTTTGGAACATAAATTGAAGGAGGCCAAGCGTAATTCACCGGATGCATCCAAGGATAGTAATAGTAAAGCTTCTGATGTGGGTAATTTTGACGCCACtcatgaaaagaaaagatcgTATGGTACAATAACAACATTTAGAAGCTATACGAGTGACTTAAAGGACAGTTCGGCAGCAGGTAAAAGTAAACTCACAAAGGAAGCTAAGCAAATATCACCAGTCAAACCAATAAAAAAGGCGAGGGAAATTCCCAAGGAAACGAAAATAGTGGGAGGTGATTCCAGGAGAGACGATATAGAGAAGCAGCAAGGtaaaaaaagcaaaggTTTTTTTGGTGCATTGAAAAGTGTATTTggaaataagaaaaaaagtaaaccTATACCACCTCAAAAGGCACCTCAAAAAAGTTCACAGAGACTACCTAAGTCATCAACAAGGAAGCAAACGGTTACAGAAAATAAGCTTCTCTCTAAACGAGCAAGCGTTGTTTTGTCttctaaaaagaaaagcacTCCTTGTCTGACAGAAAAATCTCAAGACACTGAATCTTCTCTGGAAGCGGTTGAATTTAATCCCCATGAAccaattggaaaatatttcGATGTTAGAAACGATTTGAACCCTCAAGATGACGCGAGAATATCTTCAGTGGTACGGAATACAAAATATGTCACCCACATGCCCTCACAACCGAATAGCGACAGGAACCAAGAAAGTGAAGAgtcaaaagaagatcaaaATGCAAAGCAAGGCTCTCCCTTCAACGTTACTGTTGTGGGAAGATTGCCATCTCTTCGCCCAGAAGAATCGAACATTGAGAGAGAGAATGGAATAGTTGAGAATGCGGGACAAGCATCGCAAATTCCTGAACAGAAGGTACTATCAGATCGTGTTAAAGCATCAATGGCCGAAAGGGTGAACACTGTTTCGACGAAGGAACAAGATAGCGATACTCAAAATGAAGCCTCAAGTgctgaagaatttttgaactcGGATGCTAATGACGAACGCAAACAGAATGAAAGTAAAGTTTTCAACGATGATTTGTTTGGCGATTTTATTCACAAGCGTTCTGAAAGTGCAGAAAACAGTATCAATGGTTTGAACCATAAGTTCCAACAGAGAGAAGTTCTTGACGAAAAGAGCGAAATGAATACCAACTCCAACATCTCTTCCAAAACGGATGATAACGCTTCCACATTGATGCAAAAACCTTTTTCACAAGCAAGTAAAGTACTGACAGAGAATTCTGGAGACTCAATAAATACTCATAATGAAGCAAACGGCACAACATCAAAAGGTGATTCAAAAGATGCAGCATTAAAGGAAGAAACTTTTAAAGGAAGGACAGAAAAACGAGAAATTTTTCCTAGTATTCCAATGCCAGTACTTCGAGCCTCAAAAATAAGTTTTCAAAGGTCGCCATCATACATTGAACTGTTCCAAGGTATGCGAGTAGTTTTGGATAAACACGATGCTCATTATAATTGGAAGCGGTTGGCTAGTCAGGTCTCCTTGAGTGATGGGTTGAAAGTCAATACAGAGGAAGAAGCGGTGACCGCTAATACTACTTATGGTGGTGCCAACTCAGAGAGGATGAGCGCAATTTCTGAAATAgttgataataaaattcAGCAACCCATCCCAACTCTTCTGGCGAGGTATTCGGATAGTTCTAGTAACGATGACGCTGGTGATGAATTTTTCGAAATTGAAGAGGatctaaaagaaaagttgaagGGTAGTATTGACATTAATGAAGTTGATACCAATAAGAACTCATTCAATCTTGCCCCACGAATTGAAAAGCCACCGGCATTCAAAGTTATTAGAACATCGCCTGTACGAATCATTGGTAAGACCTTTGAAGACATCagaaaagaggaagagaCTTCTCCCTCTGATGCTTCATTTCTTTATGATGCACACAACGAGGATAAACCCGACAAAAGGTTGATGGAGCTGAAGTTTCCATCTCAAGATGAAGTTCAGGATGACAAATTCTATACTCCATCTGAGGAGCCCACAACCACATTTCCCGAAATTAAGATCCCAAAGAGTCCGGGATTAGATAACGTTACAATtaccaataataataatacggGTGATCAGTTTATTAATGACACTGCGCAAAACAGACCGGCTGATTTACTGGATGATTTAGAATTTAGTTCATTCGATATTGCATTTGGAAATTCTTCGATGAGTGCAGATGACATCAAAGTAGCGTCAAATTGGAATCGGaatttaaataaaacagtACCAGCTAACCCTACAAAAGTTCAAGAGTCTCCCAGGGGCCCATTAGTATATGTTCTTCCCGAAGGTAGTGGAAATCGTAAAGGGGATGGGCGTCTTCAAAATACAGACAACGATGAACCTATCTGGGTTTCGCCCAGTAAAATTGACTTTACGGACTTGAGTAAGAGGACTAAAGCATTGTCGCCAGAACGTAATGCTGTTCccttaaaaaatattaacaTCAATGGCAAATCCAAAACTACCAGAGAAGAATCTATCGGCAATATGACGAACGCGTTGTTATCTAAGGATGTTTCCTATGCATATTTGACTGATTTTGTCACTTTAAGTGATGATGAAGGTGATGGTAAAAGTGAAAAGGTGAGTTATACGGCGGACGGCCCCGAGAGGCTCGAATTTTATTGA
- the GBP2 gene encoding single-stranded telomeric DNA-binding/mRNA-binding protein produces the protein MERRLGMYGNDRSRSRSPVRRRLSDDRDRYDDYNNSNSGSGGSSRHQRRDRGSRFNDRYDQGYGGRYHDDRDWPPRRGGRGGRGGSGSFRGGRGGGASGGRGRSLGPIVERDLEKQFDATKRNFENSIFVRNLTFDCTPEDLKELFGTVGEIVEADIITSKGHHRGMGTVEFTNNESVQDAISKFDGALFMDRKLMVRQDNPPPEASKEFSKKATREEVDNGFEVFIINLPYSINWQSLKDMFKECGRVLRADVELDFNGFSRGFGSVIYPTKDEMMRAIDTFNGMEVEGRVLEVREGRFNNRRKDNDRYNQDPQDPEEDIRDAEPDLVQDITVHVDETATKFTEGVNPGGDRNCFIHCSNLPFSTARSDLFDLFGPIGKINNAELKPQENGQPTGVAVVEYENLVXADFCIQKLNNYNYGGCSLQISYAKRD, from the coding sequence ATGGAAAGAAGACTAGGAATGTACGGAAATGATAGAAGCAGATCGAGGTCGCCTGTGCGTCGTCGTTTGAGCGATGACAGGGACCGGTATGATGATTATAACAATAGTAATAGTGGTAGTGGCGGTAGCAGTCGCCATCAAAGGCGTGACCGAGGCTCCCGTTTTAACGATCGTTACGACCAGGGATACGGCGGCCGTTACCACGATGACAGAGACTGGCCTCCCCGCCGAGGGGGACGTGGTGGCAGAGGAGGAAGCGGATCATTCAGAGGCGGACGTGGCGGTGGCGCCAGTGGCGGTAGAGGTCGTAGTTTAGGCCCAATTGTTGAAAGAGACTTAGAAAAGCAATTTGACGCtaccaaaagaaattttgaaaacagcaTTTTCGTGAGAAACTTAACCTTCGATTGTACCCCTGAAGACCTGAAAGAGTTGTTTGGCACAGTGGGTGAAATCGTGGAGGCCGATATTATCACATCAAAGGGCCATCATCGTGGTATGGGAACTGTAGAATTCACCAATAACGAATCTGTTCAAGATGCTATATCAAAATTCGATGGTGCTCTTTTCATGGACCGTAAACTTATGGTAAGACAAGACAATCCTCCACCTGAAGCTTCCAAAGAGTTTTCTAAAAAGGCTACCAGAGAGGAAGTAGATAACGGGTTCGAAGTGTTCATCATTAATTTACCGTATTCCATAAATTGGCAGTCTTTGAAGGACATGTTCAAAGAATGTGGACGCGTTTTACGCGCCGATGTTGAACTGGATTTTAACGGATTTTCCAGAGGGTTTGGATCCGTTATTTACCCCACAAAGGACGAGATGATGAGAGCCATCGACACATTCAACGGCATGGAAGTGGAAGGTAGAGTCTTGGAAGTTAGAGAGGGACGTTTCAACAACAGAAGAAAGGATAACGACCGTTATAACCAAGATCCGCAAGACCCTGAAGAAGATATAAGAGATGCTGAACCAGATCTTGTGCAAGATATTACCGTGCACGTTGATGAAACGGCAACAAAATTTACTGAAGGTGTCAACCCAGGTGGAGATAGAAATTGTTTCATTCATTGTAGCAATTTACCATTCTCAACAGCTAGAAGCGATTTATTCGACTTATTCGGACCCATTGGTAAAATTAATAACGCAGAATTAAAACCACAAGAAAATGGCCAACCGACAGGTGTTGCTGTTGTAGAGTATGAAAATTTAGTAKACGCAGATTTTtgtattcaaaaattaaataattATAATTATGGTGGCTGTAGTTTACAAATCTCCTACGCTAAACGTGATTAA